The genomic interval TATCAAGTGTAAAAGTGCTAGAAATCCTTCTTTTTGTTCCATTTTCACATCATTAGACCTTAAGAAATACAGTCAGGACATAAAACCTGAGGCAGCCAGTGCTGACCTCCTGCCTTTGTTCTCAGGGCCAGGGCCTCGCCTCACCCAGCCTAACACCTCTGCAGGACCGGCCCCTGCCTGACTTCCGGGAGGAGCTGGCTGAGGAATCTCCAGAGTCCTGGACTAACACTGAAACTTCTGACGACTTCACATGAATCCAGCACTGAGGTCAGCCTCTCACTCCAGGAGAAAAGACCAGCCTCATTTAGGCTCTTGGTTCACGTCAAGCGCTGAGGTAGGGTGGCGTCCTCTTCTCTGCAGCTACACAAAGGGTGGCTCAACTGGAAAGGGCTCTAATGCCTTCTCTGCATTCTTCCAGTTGTGAAAATTCTCTCGGTACCACTCAACtggcaggaaaataaaaaacaaacattaaaagatAAACATCAATTAGCCAGCCACCATTTCTGAGGCCCTGCTTGTCAGCAACGCCCTCTTAAGATCAGCCCCACAGACCCCGGGGCTGAAGACACTGAGACTGCGGCAACATCAGGAGAGAGGCCTAGTCACTGATGCTGCTTCAACGTTGTCTTACAGAAAAAGAAGACCACTCGCTCATCTGCACACGGTGATGGGGACCAGGCAGCACGGTGGTGGCTCTCCATGAACAGGCACTGTCATTCTATGGTGCGCACCCTCAGGGAGGTTGGTCTGTGGTGCGCACCTTCAGTGAGGTCGGTCTGTGGTGCGCACTAGGTGATTTGTAACCAGTGATAACAAAACACACCTTTCAAGAACAAGGAGGTGCAGACTGAGCACCTGGAATCAGCAAACTCGGGCGTCTGGTGAACACACAAGCTCAGAAAGAGCTGTGAGACATTAATCCGTCAACTCAAGATGCTCAGAGCAAACACTGCAGGGAAGCAGAGCAGCTGAGAGACACAGACGCGTGCTCACGTGGCTCTGAACAGAGCTGCTTCCTCCCACGCCGCACCGCCCCGGGGTCCCCGCATCACATAcctgttttctttattccttcttcccagggcACTTTGGGCTTCCAGCCTAAACTGCGCATCTTCTCAGACTTCATTGGATATCGCATGTCATTGTGAGGTCTTGGAAAGCAAAGATTAGGAAGACACTGTGAGTGCCCATTTACACATTAGGACACAGAATGTACACTCACACATCTCCATTGTGAATACACATTTGCACACTGACTAGGGCACAgaatgcacactcacacatcattGTAATTCACATTAGAACAGAATCACCCTGGAGACATGCTTATTGTaggaaatgtttataaaatatataaaactcatGATTACCAATGTTTGACATTTTCTATAGCCTGTTCTCTCTAAACTTATTTATTTCAGGCACAATCTGGGTACAAATAAGTACCTGACATATAGAAGAAAAGTAGTACATGTTTGATGAGTGGAGAAATAAATCACAAAAGTACAAGGAACCCGGGGTTCCTGAGTGCCAAGCCTAGGGAAGACGCTCCATCTACATTCTAATTACAGTCTGAGCACGTGTGTAAGGAGGCAGTCTCCGGATTTCACAGTGGACAGAACCCCACACTAGGAAGGAGTCCCTGCAAGCCCACGGCTAATAATTGTGCCATCCTTAGTCTCTGTGACAATTATAATTAGGAAGAAAGTGTGTCAGAAAACTCACAAATTGAACCATTTTCCAGTACGTTTAGTTTTCTGTTGTATAAGCCCCGAAGCTGGCACCATCTTCTCCAGATGTCCCAACTGGTTACTCACCTGTCATTAACGTAGTCCACCCACTTTTCCGTTTCAGACTCTGAATTGGTCTCTTTGATCTGTGAAAATGAAGCAGGCTTGTGAGGCGCACTACAAAATGAGACCACAGAGCAACAACTGTGTTTAATAGCTGACAGAGGCCACTGAGAACGACAACTGCCTcacagaggtgggggggaggggcagcaaaAGGACTGCCCGTCCTTACCACTGCGCTCACACCAGAGCGCACATCAGAGAATGCAAATCACACACCGCACAGGTGAGCAGGTCACGCGGGAGCCGCATTACCTTATGTCCCGCCGTTCTTTGACACTGAGAATACTGTTTCCTATTTCTGAGGCTGAGGCACACCTTAGCTAGCAGAGGCACTAACATTCCTTCCCTGAAGAACTAATGCCATTTCACATGATAGTACGTGGCACACATAGATATGAATCATTTTCCCATCTGCTCATTTGTAGTACTACTGTAGTACGCCATTTGCACAAGAAATGTCCCTATTGCCGTACTGTAGTAAGCCATTTGCACAAGAAATGTCCCTATTGCCGTGTGTATTTTAATCCTTGGTCCCTAATGGTGCTGCTGTTTGTAGATGTCCCTGAAAccttaggaggtggggccttgccCAAGATGGCAGGtccctgggagtgggctttgagggttcacacctcagcctgcttcctctcctttctctctcccacttcctgtgtgtggatgaaaaTGGTCCCAGCCAGCTTCCCACTCTTGCCTTCAAgccatgcctcccccacccccactgcggACTCCAGTCCTTGAGAACTCTAAGCCAGAATAAGCTCTTTCCTGAGTAgcctgtggtcatggtgtttcatcatggcAAAAgcaaagtaactaacacagacaGCAGCAAGATTCTTGATCCTGCCATTCACTTGGTGGCAGCCTTGTAAACACCCTCTTACAGCAGATACATACCAGCTGTATCAGCTCTTTCGCAAGCTGGACAATTGACATTTCAAAGCTGGTCCCAATGTTATAAATTTCACCCGgttctccctttctgaggacagtGAGAAATGCCTCCACCACATCAGCAGCGTAAAGGAAGTTTCTTCTTTGAAGCCCTGACCCATGAATACAGCTAAACGGATTAAATAAGGCAGAATTATGAAGTGCAGTCAGGACACTCGCAAGCTGTAAGCAATGGCCAGTGTGACTCCTGGGAAGCCAGTTTCCAGAGAGCCTGGAAATCTCTGAGTGAAAAAGTCAATTTCCCTTATTTTTCCCCTCACTCCTCAATGATGGCCAAACTTCTGAagtattcttaatttaaaaagcagaaactaAGAAATACTTGTTAATTTTATACCATGAATTCATTCTGAAGCAATCCCTAAGCTGGGTGAGATTGTTCAGAGCTGTAACTCTAGCCGCTTGCggaactgaggcaagaggactcccacgttcaagcccagcctgagaaatttcaaaaagttaaaaatcaagatcccagggctggggaagggAGCTGAGGCTACAGGCTGTGCAAGGCCTGTTTTCTAGCCCCAGAACCTAAAAAtaatgggaaaggaaaggggaaaaaaatcttagttttaTATTAATCACttggaaatataaaattatacatagatgccaaaattttattttgcaacTCAAAGATCTATGGCAGATGAGTTCAGAATTGACCTGAGTAAATTATGAAGCCACAGCTCAGTCACTGAGAAACCCTCACACTGCACAGGGAAAGCATCCCCAAGTCCACGGCCTCTGTGGCCCTCACGGGGTGCTACTGGACGCCTCAGCGGAGCAGGCAGCATGTGAGcacaaaaggaaaagcaacatACCATTTTCTGTCGTGTTGGAGCAAAGATATAAATTTTGGAATAACCTAGAAGaatatttaaatgtcatttcaGACTTTGAAGATGACATTAAGATGAATTTACACTCATAAGATTAAACATTATTACTAAGATATTTATATACCTATATTATTCTACCTAAACTCATGAAAGATTATAATGTTTGGTAAACAAGAGAACGCTAAGGGAGTTTGTGATTTCATAAAAGCCTTACGGTGAGCGGCAGGCAGAGTGAGGATCGGAGGCAGCTTCCTGGGCAGTTTGCAGCCAACAAACGCCTCCGCTCTGGTGATGTCTCGCATCAAGGCAGGCATTACATCCATTATCACTTCTGTACGTCCAAGCTGGCCACATCATTGCCTAATTAGCTCTTAATTTCACATACCCCAGCACAACTGTAGTCACAGTCCTAAGTGCTACACAGGGCAGCTGGGAAGGCTCCATGCTGCTTTAGAGTCCAAGGAAGACAGTGCTTGTCCACACACGTCCCCTCACTGAACCCTTAAATGCCTGTATTTTCATTACATGCCCCAATTTAAAGACAACAGTTAAAGGACCTCGAGGCATGGCAGCTGGAACGTGCCAATCTGACCCTCAGGTCTTCCAACTCTGAGTCTGAGGAGATCTGCGTGCCACCCGCACAGGGCATGCCATTATGCACAATTACAACATAGATTACTTCAGAggaatagattattttaaataacgTTATAATCACTAAAATCCACtaagaatttaaaaacatgtttaccttTTCTGGATACTGATGTGGTCCATAGACATTACTGCTTCTTGTGATGACAACTGGGAACTGAAAAGTGAACAATcacattagtgtgtgtgtttgtgtgtgtggcggAGGAAGGGGGTTCCCAACAATCAGGGCTATTGTGAAAACAGACAAAATTTCAAAACACTGGTGCCTAAATGACACACCGTGAGCACAGAGTGAAGGGCCTGCCTGCCTCAGGTAAGTAtgaacatgtatatgtatatgttagaTACAGTATATAAAAAGTTTATAGATGATAATATATTATTTGGGGATTTTACACCATGAATCCCAGTCCTCCCAGGCCCACGCCCAGCCATGAGACAGGAAAGCTACATTTGCACTAGTCTTGATGACGCTGACTcatgaggaagagacagaaaactTCTGTGACCACCCCCTCGCCCATGCTCCAAAACAGAGATGAGCTGCACAAAGACAGGCTCACACCTGTACTTCTGACACTCTGGATGCTGagcaaaggccagcctgagctactcagTGAAactctatttttgtcttttaaaagtcaGGCCCGGTGGTGCATGCTTTCAATACtaggaactcaggaggcagaggccgaagTCTACACAGCACGGTCTACACAGCCAACTTCAgactagccagggctgcataataAGATAGCATCCcataaataccatattttttaaaaggccgaGAGTCCAGCAGGTGCCTTTTCTTGTGGCGACAGAGGACGATGGCTAcagatggaggcagaggccaaggccTTCCACAAGCTCCCTTCCAAGACGGTGCCCAGCAGTCTGCTTAGAACTTTCTCCACTGAACCAACCCTTACAGTAAAAAGAACCACcacgaagagagagagagcagaggagaatcTCTTGGCGCTTTCTGACTGAGCCCCTAGTAACTGATAACGGCCAGTGGGGAGCCAAACATGGCACTGGGGCTGACAATGCTTGCTTTGCTGACACCGTGGTATGACACTGTCAGAGCCACCAGACGTGAGTCTACAAGTCTGCTCCCCAAGGAGCCAGGACTGCTGAACCATACAGAGAACAGCAACTGGCAGAAAAGGAACCTGCCGTCCCTCTGCCTCGTACAGTTTGCATGCAGCTTCACTACAGCTGTAGTCCTATTACTAAAACAGGACTGAGTATGACTCCGTTACTGCTCCTGTGAGGCACTGAGCCAAAGGCAGGACCTCTGTGGTCCACACAATGTAAGATTTCGACACTCACAAGCCCTTACTGCCTACATTTTAAAGCTAGGTCTTCCATGTCAAAGCTGACTTAGAATTTAAAGCTGAAGTCCACAGTTTAAAGAGTTTTAGGCCTGGTGAGATggtaagagcacctgctgctgagtctgacctctgaccaccacactcatactgcagaacacacacacacacacacacacacacacacacacacacacacacaacacacacacacacacacacacacacacacacacacacacacacacacacacacacacacacacacacacacacacacacacacacacacacacacacacacacacacacacacacacacacacacacacacacacacacacacacacacaccctttaatcccagcactcgggaggcagctccaggacaggcaggaacaaacagtgagaccctgtcttggaaaaataagcTTCAGACATCAGCTTTTACCTTGTATCGTTCCCAGTAAGACTGCACAAAGCATTCAGCGGCTGCTTTAGACGAAGCGTAAGGGTTTGTAGGTTGCTTGGGTGATGACTCATCAAACTCCTAGTTTGAAAAGGATACATTCGAATTACACATACTCTCTGGTAGAAAACATATTACAAGGTTTAAGTGTGTGGCTCAGCCGTAGTCTAGTCACATTCGAGAAGGCAAGGATTCAACCCcggcacacacacgtgtgcacacatcaATACACAGGAGAACAAACTCAAACACCAACCACAGTACCAGCTTAAAACGCCCATCGCTGCATCTAAGCAGCCACTTCTTCATCTGGGAGTGCTCTGGCGTCTGCAACACCAGCACTGTGGAGACGGAGGGATGGGATCACGAgctgaaactgtctcaaaaacaaacaaaaaaccccaaaagacaaaGCCCAGGGCAGAGGCCCTAAAGCTAGGCTAGCGTGTGGGAAGGAAATGAAGTTACTGTGCTGCTGGAGGCCAGGTTATATCAAACCTGTGCTCTCGGCCATCTACAGACACTTACCTGTGTGAGTGCGCATGGAACCCTGGAAACCAGGGCATCGGTTTACACTGATTGGAAGCAGCCACATGGGTACTAGGAGCCAAGCAGGGTCTCctgtaagagcaggaagtgctctaaccactgagtcacctttcCAGCTTATTATTTTGGAGACACAGTGTCATTAAGTCACCTAGGCTAGCTTTTAACTCAGGATCCTCCCCCTTGAGCCTCCTAAACTCAGAGTCTAGACCCCACCACCAGGCATAAGCCTCCAGGTCTAgctaaaatttctttaaaactttctTGGGTAGAAATCTTGGTAAGCTGTTGACAGTTGCTGCTGCAAGTTTGAAGCTCACCACTGAAAGGGTCATCCAGGCAAAATCCTGGACTGATTATAAAAATGACTGTCATATAGCCTCTACAAGCTAGCTGAGCTCAAAGTCAGTACCAGGCAGAGTGATCGGTGGGAGTGAGGTTTGTGTATCATGCCCTATCTTGTGCAATTGATAGCTTGATTTTCCACACAGCTGTGTACTTGGCAGCAGAATACCAGGCCTTCCCTGTGTACCACGCAGACATCGTTGAACGCTTTCTACCAAACCCTGCGTGTGAAGGGCTTTCAGAGAGCAGAGACCAGCTGCTGGCTAATACCATCAAGATGCCCACAGACCACAAGTGCTAGGGAATCCTTTTAAATGGCACACATCAATATATGTTCTAGTAAATACAAATCTGTTGTTTATTGGGTAACAGTTGAGTACTAACATAGCAACCATGGTATGTGTGCACTGATGCTAACCCTGCCTCGAATGACAGGAACAAAGGAGAAGGAAGCAACAAGCAACACTTTGGAGGGCGACACAATGCGTGTAAGCAGAGCACAGGAAAAGCCCATGAACTCTATCATCTtagccacagacagacagacagacgtctGTACTGGTACCTGGCACATGGAACACACTTTCCGAGTTTACCTGGTCAAGACTGCCTCCGTATACTTCATCTGTGCTGACGTAAATAAATTTCTCCACTCTGGCCTCATAAGCAGTATTTACCAAAACATGAGTGCCATAAACATTCACGTATGTAAATTCAAACTCAAAGGCACGGACAAATGAAAGATCTAAAAGAAACAAGAGATACGTTAGTAATTCCACTGATGAGACAAACCAAGTGCTGACTGACTGACGGAGGCTGCAGAGTGCTCACTCCCCACTGCTCGCACACATGTAACAGGCTGACACGGTCAGTCTCATGCAGCCCACGCTGGCCTCACACGCACTGTGTAGCTGAGCATGATGCTCAACttttactttaattattattatagataagtgcatgtgtgccatgcgcgtgcacgtgtgcatatgtgtgtgcacgcacaatTGCACAAAGCTCCAGTGTGGagccattctctccttccaccgtgtagactctagggatcaaatccaggttgtcaggcttggagggAAGAGTCTGTCCTCagtgagccacctcactggctgaGTCCtgaacttctgctcttcctgtctctgccttccaagcgctggTGAGACAGGCAAACACGAAGGACAAATAGCCTGGCACCTTATTTAATTTGGCCATGTACCCCATTCCTCTTTTAATACTGCACTTGGCACCTAACAACCTAAAAACTTCCTCAGACCGCTACCTGCACTGGGCTACACTGCTTCTGAGTAGGTGTACACCTCTCTCTGAACATTGTACACGTTTCACTTCTGCTAATAATAACCAAATTTAGATAGTTTCAACTCAAATACATTCCTGATATACATGGGTACAAGACAGAAAGGCCAATCCAGCCTGGACTAATTTGAGCTGCATGCGCAGTAAGGCAAACTGTGTCCTCCTAGTGACCTCTTAGGCCTATTTACTATCTTATATCTGCATAATTAGGCACATctatgattaaaatcagatgcatcaCGGGAAGAGACATGCAAATTAGGAGAAATGATTATCTGACCTTATTTATCAAACAAGATAGGTAACTGACAAAGCTGCGCCCCAGCTCCTTTCTTTATGCTCGGTCAACACAGAGCCAGAGTGCCTTATTCCCACGGCCACTATCAGACCGTTAAAAGCGGCACGTGGGCATGCTGGGGATATAAATCAGTGCTGGGAGACTACCTGCCCAGTATGTGGGATGCTAGTCCCCAGTGCAACCAGTATGAAGGTGGGGAAAAGactgaaaacaagacaaaacaaccctacataaatagaaatgaaacaacaacaaaatttttaagaaatatagGAGGAGAAGGTAAAAATACTTGAACTTAATGGAGATAAACAGAACATCTCAACAACCTACagataatttataaaaacaagaacaGCCCTATAGTAAAATGTATAAAAGATATAGTCTAAACAAATGTCCTTAAGTTTATGATGCCCAGCTTCACTTACAAAAAGCCCCTCAAATTTAAAACTTACTTATCAgactaacaaaaaataaaacagttgaagagagggctatagagatggctcagtggttaagaacacttgttcttacaaaggaccgaggtttgattcccagacccacatggcggccacaaccgtctgtaaccccagttctagggcatctgatgcctATTCTGACTTCCGcaggctcctgcatgcatgtggtgcacacacatgcactcaggaacatacacataagatagatgctttaaaaatatgaaaagacatTTTGTCGGTGAGGCTAGGCAGGTGGAGGAAAACATGTCTGCATACTGGGAGTGAGtccacagcagtggttctcaaccgtcctaatgctgagaccctttaatacagagcctcatgttgtggtgaccccaaccataaaattatttgctcTGCTAtgtcataactgcaattttgctactgttttgaatcatgatgtaaatatctgacaagCAAACCCTGTGAAAAAGCCATTCCACCCTCCAAGGGGGGGAGGCCctcaggctgagaactgctggtctcCAGCAATGCACTCAAACCCAGAGGAAAGCAATCTGGTAATGCGCAGCGAAAGTGATACCCACTTATTCCTAAATCCCAACCTATGAGCTCTGTTTTCCCCCTAAAATGTACGCTGACGCCTCCTCCAACAGCACACCAGACTGCAGCTGTATTTGGAGACAGCCTTTTCAGAGATGAGTCAGTTAATCTAGATGTATGCCATTACAAGAAAACAATTTGGACCCAAAACTGATGCTGGACATGTTCAGAGAAGAAAAGCCATATGATGTGAGAACATGACAAaggcagagcatgctgggaaaccTTGAAGATAAGCACGGAACATCCCGCTTCATCAAAGATTACGACAGTGTCACAGGCTTATGCCAAGGAGGACACAAGAAGCAACAGAAGCAGCTCCGAGCGGCTGACAGCAGGTATGCACGCCAGCACCACTACGCCACAGCCGACAGAAGCAAACAAGAAATACAAgtggtacatgcatttaatcccagcacttgggaaccagaggctaatggatctctgtgtgtttcaggacagccagttccaggacagccaggatgatagagggaaaccctgtctggaaaaaccaaaggaaagaaaagaaaagaaggaaggagagaaggaaggatgtTAAAATCCACGAGTTCAtgatactttaaagaaaaaagaagcaaagtcaTTACAATAGAACCCAGTGCactaaaaaaataactaaaatgagataaaaacaaagcagCTAAGCTGCTGCTGCATCAACTGGATCTCAGTGTCCTAAGAACTGATATGGGGGAGCCGCCTATAAACTCTGATTAAACAAACGGAATAAAAGGCAATGAGAAAAATCATCATTCCCAAAGCTCAAATATACGTGAATACTGACTACACAAAAGAGTACTGCAGGAAATGCTAGGACTGAAGTCTAGTCGAACTGAAAGCAAAAGCAGAATTAAATACAAGAGATCTAAAATCTTAGCTAAAACCAAGGTTGGACATAGCAGTGCTAAAGTGCAAGacctgggaaggaggagggaaggtttCCAAGTATTACactgatatctctctctctctctctctctctctctctctctctctctctctctctctctctctctctctctctctccctccctctctctctctccctccctctctctctctctctccctccctctctctctctgctgaaacagggtttctctgtgtggccttggctgttctggactccctttgtagaccaggctggccttaaactcagagatccacctgcctctgcctcctgagtgctgggattaaaggagtgccatcatgcccagctggatTTACACTTTGAAAAACTAATTGCACAAATGACTAACTTCCAAA from Acomys russatus chromosome 18, mAcoRus1.1, whole genome shotgun sequence carries:
- the Tgds gene encoding dTDP-D-glucose 4,6-dehydratase, encoding MSAAVREEPCGPPGSFAKRVLVTGGAGFIASHVIVSLVEDYPDYMIINLDKLDYCASLKNLEPISNKRNYKFIQGDICDSHFVKLLFEMEKIDIVLHFAAQTHVDLSFVRAFEFEFTYVNVYGTHVLVNTAYEARVEKFIYVSTDEVYGGSLDQEFDESSPKQPTNPYASSKAAAECFVQSYWERYKFPVVITRSSNVYGPHQYPEKVIPKFISLLQHDRKCCIHGSGLQRRNFLYAADVVEAFLTVLRKGEPGEIYNIGTSFEMSIVQLAKELIQLIKETNSESETEKWVDYVNDRPHNDMRYPMKSEKMRSLGWKPKVPWEEGIKKTVEWYRENFHNWKNAEKALEPFPVEPPFV